A stretch of the Sorangium aterium genome encodes the following:
- a CDS encoding PEGA domain-containing protein, whose product MRHALLSVLPCAFLGIVAALEGVASAQDPHGLAGSQETSTAEDLLRRARQARDARRWAEAEAAYEAALKAADAAWTTDAERAEIAAELGLCELALGSYRDAADHLAQSLRHRGALRSPLVERAEDGLLKAESRVVTLYLGVSPPDAEVFVDGKALGRQAPTYELFLEPGQHTVRARLDGHSEAVGTFDGQAGKASSLTLKLPRAPERAAPPGAASAGPVRPEAPSPPPAARRALPLMELRIGGAALATAGLAAGTVFLLRADVIDGNLAERDMVRRRQGWTPTTCWWPNAPSPCAEIRKEVAERGRFATLGNVALVTGAVFGIATAASFLVEGWLLGSTPAREGVHVIPSATGTQAGLVLLGVW is encoded by the coding sequence GTGCGCCATGCGCTCCTCTCCGTCTTGCCGTGCGCCTTTCTTGGCATCGTCGCGGCGCTGGAGGGCGTGGCGAGCGCGCAGGATCCCCATGGGCTTGCGGGGTCGCAGGAGACATCGACCGCGGAGGATCTGCTGCGCCGTGCTCGGCAGGCGCGCGATGCCAGGCGATGGGCCGAGGCCGAGGCGGCGTACGAGGCGGCGCTGAAGGCGGCCGACGCGGCGTGGACGACCGACGCGGAGCGCGCCGAGATCGCCGCGGAGCTCGGCCTGTGCGAGCTCGCGCTGGGCAGCTATCGAGATGCGGCTGACCACCTGGCGCAGAGCTTGAGACACCGAGGCGCGCTCCGCAGCCCGCTGGTGGAGCGCGCCGAAGACGGATTGTTGAAGGCCGAGAGCCGGGTGGTGACGCTCTACCTGGGGGTGAGTCCACCGGACGCGGAGGTCTTCGTCGATGGCAAAGCGCTGGGTCGCCAGGCGCCGACGTACGAGCTGTTCCTGGAGCCGGGACAGCACACCGTGCGGGCACGGCTGGATGGCCACAGCGAGGCGGTGGGGACGTTCGACGGGCAGGCGGGCAAGGCCAGCTCGCTGACCCTGAAGCTGCCTCGCGCGCCGGAGCGCGCCGCGCCGCCGGGGGCGGCCAGCGCCGGCCCGGTGCGGCCGGAGGCCCCATCGCCGCCTCCGGCGGCGCGGCGGGCGCTTCCCCTGATGGAGCTGCGGATCGGGGGCGCGGCGCTCGCGACGGCGGGGCTGGCAGCCGGCACGGTGTTCCTGCTGCGGGCCGATGTGATCGACGGCAACCTGGCCGAGCGCGACATGGTGCGCCGCCGGCAAGGCTGGACGCCGACGACGTGCTGGTGGCCGAACGCGCCCTCGCCGTGCGCGGAGATCCGCAAGGAGGTGGCAGAGCGGGGCCGGTTCGCCACGCTCGGCAATGTGGCGCTGGTGACGGGGGCCGTGTTCGGGATCGCGACGGCGGCATCCTTCCTCGTGGAGGGATGGCTGCTCGGCAGCACGCCGGCCCGTGAAGGCGTTCATGTGATTCCGAGCGCGACGGGAACGCAGGCCGGGCTCGTTCTTCTGGGCGTGTGGTGA
- a CDS encoding tetratricopeptide repeat protein yields MVILVAITLEYKAALQVEEGALPESRWEQEEGPTGLPVAFRSFQGAGGRPLHIALAQAGDMGAVAATNALLPLVQEVRPRCVAMCGVCAGRPGKTKLGDVVAAERLFLHDTGKALPDGVQQDLRTYNLRDDWKVALEHADFSARFKNASWWKARPIPYEWQENWVLAKLHEGVADPGALSECDEMCPQWADVIASLWKSGHLHNGKLALTEEGRERIGRILIQQRGRFPDLSPAGALLPFKVHVAPMGSGNKVVEDQAYWSFVSEHMRKTLGLEMEAAALGALAHAQRDTRLDALVMKGVMDFANHGRDDHFKEYAARASAECLIAFLRDNLPPEAPNDPLDDLLVPGTSEPPVEASPAALLNARYQVVPFFGRADVLKEIHAWCDATAPVRARLFYGPAGIGKTRLFIEACAQLHRGGWRAGFIPGGVDKRQLEALMVAECPTFAVIDYAESRPDLRDLLEPAGRVRARKGRGRLRLVLLARNAGDWWTFLQGSDAELGGLLADHAPRAVPPGVAASPQRIEAFREAAESFAHKLGKAVPGAMPPLNDSRYDRVLYLHMAALATVEGREFTAETLMGSTLDHEQRFWSSRFPRADSFDARRFIEQMRRAVTALTLRGGASSRGEAAALVARIMDERDEKLVDQYLRFLRDLYPGQRRTSRTGDYLGGLEPDLLGEAMVHRTLSLEGGEADSYLDRVLERPAGEDALRTAFAVLGRLSEDQSEDGEQWLTHVLGRDVVGRAMVAFEAAKALGERTAHARLGSVLAKSLEREGTIDLAEQMARTGLPERTVSLREVALWAAQKRLEHLPEGIELERLAKRSRLLNNLGKMQSELGQREAALASAQEAVTIRRTLAEQQPSAFLPDLALGLNNLGKTLSELGQREAALASTQEAVTRYRTLAEQQPDAFLPYLALSLNNLGAMQSALGQWETALVATQEAVAIRRTLAERQPDAFLPYLALSLNNLGAMQSELGQREAALASIQESVTRHRTLAEQRPDAFLPDLAASFNNLGLMQSELGQQEAALASTQEAVTRYRTLAEQRPDAFLPDLAMSLNNLSKTLSELGQREAALASTQEAITHYRTLAEQRPDAFVPYLAASLNNLGLMQSELGQRAAALASTQEAVTHYRTLAEQRPDALLPDLAAILNNLGLMQSELGQREAALASTQKALDTIWPFFLDAPHAFAPKTSIILRRMLQIIEALGQSSSPELLERIALVERALPDQEL; encoded by the coding sequence GTGGTGATCCTCGTCGCGATCACCCTGGAGTACAAGGCTGCCCTCCAGGTCGAGGAAGGCGCTTTGCCAGAGAGCCGGTGGGAGCAGGAGGAAGGTCCCACCGGCCTGCCCGTTGCGTTCAGGAGCTTCCAGGGAGCCGGTGGCAGGCCGCTGCACATCGCGCTGGCGCAAGCGGGCGACATGGGGGCGGTCGCTGCGACGAACGCGCTGCTGCCGCTCGTGCAGGAGGTTCGGCCGCGGTGCGTCGCGATGTGCGGCGTGTGCGCGGGGCGGCCGGGCAAGACCAAGCTGGGCGATGTCGTCGCCGCCGAACGGTTGTTCCTGCATGACACAGGCAAGGCTCTGCCAGACGGGGTGCAACAGGACCTGAGGACATACAACCTGCGCGATGACTGGAAGGTTGCGCTAGAGCACGCAGACTTCAGCGCGCGCTTCAAGAACGCCTCCTGGTGGAAGGCGCGCCCCATCCCCTACGAATGGCAGGAGAACTGGGTCCTTGCGAAGCTGCACGAGGGCGTCGCGGATCCTGGCGCGCTGTCGGAGTGCGATGAGATGTGCCCACAATGGGCGGACGTCATCGCGTCGTTGTGGAAGTCCGGCCATCTGCACAATGGCAAGCTCGCGCTCACGGAGGAGGGGCGCGAACGGATTGGGCGCATCCTGATCCAGCAGCGAGGCCGGTTCCCGGATCTTTCTCCTGCGGGCGCGCTGCTCCCCTTCAAGGTGCATGTCGCGCCGATGGGCAGCGGCAACAAGGTCGTCGAGGATCAAGCGTACTGGAGCTTTGTGTCGGAGCACATGCGCAAGACGCTCGGCCTCGAGATGGAAGCCGCGGCCCTTGGCGCGCTCGCGCATGCCCAGCGCGATACGAGGCTCGACGCGCTGGTGATGAAGGGCGTCATGGACTTTGCCAATCACGGGCGCGACGACCACTTCAAGGAGTACGCCGCTCGCGCCTCGGCCGAGTGCTTGATCGCGTTCCTGCGCGACAACCTCCCACCAGAAGCACCGAACGACCCGCTCGACGACCTCCTCGTCCCGGGAACGTCGGAGCCGCCGGTCGAGGCGAGCCCCGCCGCGCTCTTGAACGCCCGCTACCAGGTCGTGCCGTTCTTCGGCCGCGCCGATGTGCTCAAGGAGATCCATGCCTGGTGCGATGCTACAGCCCCTGTACGCGCACGCCTCTTCTACGGTCCTGCTGGCATAGGGAAGACGAGGCTCTTCATCGAGGCCTGCGCTCAGCTGCATCGCGGGGGCTGGCGAGCGGGCTTCATCCCAGGAGGCGTCGACAAGCGGCAGCTCGAAGCGCTGATGGTGGCGGAGTGTCCCACGTTCGCGGTGATCGACTACGCCGAGAGCCGCCCCGACCTGCGCGACCTCCTTGAGCCAGCTGGGCGCGTTCGCGCCCGGAAGGGCCGGGGTCGGCTGCGGCTCGTGCTCCTCGCCCGCAACGCCGGCGACTGGTGGACGTTCCTGCAGGGCTCCGATGCCGAGCTAGGAGGGCTGCTTGCCGATCACGCGCCGCGAGCGGTTCCACCCGGGGTCGCCGCGAGCCCCCAGCGGATAGAGGCCTTCCGGGAGGCGGCGGAATCGTTTGCACATAAGCTTGGGAAAGCCGTTCCAGGTGCGATGCCGCCGCTCAACGACTCGCGCTACGATCGGGTGCTCTACCTTCACATGGCGGCGCTCGCGACGGTCGAGGGGCGGGAGTTTACCGCAGAGACGCTGATGGGCAGCACGCTCGATCACGAGCAGCGTTTCTGGAGCTCGCGCTTCCCGCGCGCTGACTCCTTCGATGCACGGCGATTCATCGAGCAGATGCGACGGGCCGTCACCGCGCTCACGCTGCGAGGTGGCGCTTCGAGCCGCGGTGAGGCGGCCGCGCTCGTGGCCAGGATCATGGACGAGCGTGACGAGAAGCTCGTGGATCAGTACCTCCGTTTCCTGCGCGACCTTTATCCCGGGCAACGCCGTACCTCTCGCACAGGTGACTACCTCGGCGGACTCGAGCCCGATCTGCTGGGCGAGGCCATGGTGCACCGCACACTGTCGCTGGAGGGCGGCGAAGCCGACTCGTACCTGGACCGCGTGCTCGAGCGCCCTGCTGGCGAAGATGCGTTGCGGACCGCCTTCGCGGTGCTCGGGCGGCTATCCGAGGATCAGTCCGAGGATGGAGAACAGTGGCTCACGCACGTGCTCGGGCGCGACGTTGTGGGCCGAGCGATGGTGGCATTTGAAGCGGCGAAGGCTCTCGGCGAGCGCACGGCACATGCGCGGCTCGGAAGCGTGCTCGCGAAGTCCCTGGAGCGGGAGGGGACGATTGATCTTGCGGAGCAGATGGCGCGGACAGGGCTGCCAGAACGCACCGTATCACTGCGCGAGGTCGCGCTGTGGGCAGCGCAGAAGCGCCTGGAACACCTTCCGGAAGGCATTGAACTGGAGCGGCTGGCCAAGCGATCGCGTTTGCTGAACAACCTGGGCAAGATGCAGAGCGAGCTGGGGCAGCGGGAAGCGGCGCTCGCTTCCGCCCAAGAGGCCGTCACCATCCGCCGCACGCTGGCCGAGCAGCAGCCCAGTGCGTTCCTGCCCGACCTCGCCCTGGGCCTCAACAATCTGGGCAAGACGCTGAGCGAACTGGGGCAGCGGGAAGCGGCGCTCGCTTCCACCCAAGAGGCCGTCACGCGCTACCGCACGCTGGCCGAGCAGCAGCCCGATGCGTTCCTGCCCTACCTCGCCCTCAGTCTCAACAACCTGGGCGCGATGCAGAGCGCGCTGGGGCAGTGGGAAACGGCGCTCGTTGCCACCCAAGAGGCCGTCGCCATCCGCCGCACGCTGGCCGAGCGGCAGCCTGATGCGTTCCTGCCCTACCTCGCCCTCAGCCTCAACAACCTGGGCGCGATGCAGAGCGAGCTGGGGCAGCGGGAAGCGGCACTCGCTTCCATCCAAGAGTCCGTCACACGCCACCGCACGCTGGCCGAGCAGCGGCCCGATGCGTTCCTGCCCGACCTCGCCGCGAGCTTCAACAACCTGGGCTTGATGCAGAGCGAGCTGGGGCAGCAAGAAGCGGCGCTCGCTTCCACCCAAGAGGCAGTCACGCGCTACCGCACGCTGGCCGAGCAACGACCCGATGCGTTCCTGCCCGACCTCGCCATGAGCCTCAACAATCTGAGCAAGACGCTGAGCGAGCTGGGGCAGCGGGAAGCGGCGCTCGCTTCCACCCAAGAGGCCATCACGCACTACCGCACGCTGGCCGAGCAGCGGCCCGATGCGTTCGTGCCCTACCTCGCCGCGAGCCTCAACAACCTGGGCTTGATGCAGAGCGAGCTGGGGCAGCGGGCAGCAGCGCTCGCTTCCACCCAAGAGGCCGTCACGCACTACCGCACGCTGGCCGAGCAGCGGCCCGATGCGCTCCTGCCCGACCTCGCCGCGATCCTCAACAACCTGGGCTTGATGCAGAGCGAGCTGGGGCAGCGGGAAGCGGCGCTCGCTTCCACCCAAAAGGCACTCGACACAATTTGGCCTTTTTTTCTAGACGCGCCGCATGCATTTGCGCCCAAAACATCCATCATCCTTCGCAGAATGCTCCAAATCATAGAGGCGCTTGGCCAATCCTCCTCACCCGAACTGCTCGAGCGCATCGCGCTCGTGGAGCGAGCTCTTCCAGATCAAGAACTCTAA
- a CDS encoding RNA polymerase sigma factor has product MRSLISYAGVPERDRDDVAQDAMVRLWERREQARSARNPSAWCDSVVLNTARDHRRASRRREEALTGLDEAALCDERESPEEHAIARQEAELVRQLIEEIGERCRGVFIACELLERPIAEVAREQEIPLETARSRLRRAWEEFEEAAARREARQRGRGARRLRAALFPPWLLERCSSRRRSPTRWVARGFAVACAAALGALAVGPMEPLEPLHPSMAILLSRRTTGPATEQAARGPAEPARVSGALDGAVMALPALDGAVTAPAVSAMPTGWPAAQRRPRLSSREQELIARARTAMAAGDVVSLVEARRLLEEHGRRFPRGRLAGEREAQLAGLR; this is encoded by the coding sequence GTGAGATCGCTCATCAGCTACGCTGGGGTGCCCGAGCGGGACCGCGACGACGTCGCGCAAGACGCCATGGTGCGGCTCTGGGAGCGGCGGGAGCAGGCCCGATCGGCGAGGAACCCGAGCGCGTGGTGCGACAGCGTCGTCCTGAACACGGCCCGCGATCACCGGCGAGCGTCGCGCAGGCGCGAGGAGGCGCTCACGGGCCTCGACGAGGCGGCGCTCTGCGACGAGCGGGAGAGCCCCGAGGAGCACGCCATCGCTCGCCAGGAGGCGGAGCTGGTGCGGCAGCTCATCGAGGAGATCGGCGAGCGGTGCCGCGGGGTGTTCATCGCGTGCGAGCTCCTGGAGCGGCCGATCGCCGAGGTCGCCCGAGAGCAGGAGATCCCGCTGGAGACGGCACGAAGTCGGCTGCGCCGGGCCTGGGAGGAGTTCGAAGAGGCGGCGGCCCGCAGGGAAGCGAGGCAACGAGGCCGCGGCGCTCGCCGGCTGCGCGCCGCGCTGTTCCCGCCCTGGCTCCTGGAGCGGTGTTCCTCGCGGCGACGTAGCCCCACGCGCTGGGTGGCGCGAGGCTTTGCCGTCGCCTGCGCGGCGGCGCTCGGCGCGCTGGCCGTGGGCCCGATGGAGCCCCTCGAGCCTCTCCACCCCTCCATGGCCATTCTGCTCTCCAGGAGGACGACCGGGCCGGCAACCGAACAGGCCGCGAGGGGCCCCGCCGAGCCGGCGCGCGTGAGCGGTGCGCTGGACGGGGCGGTGATGGCCCTTCCGGCGCTGGATGGGGCGGTGACGGCCCCTGCCGTCTCCGCCATGCCGACAGGCTGGCCAGCGGCGCAGCGCCGCCCGAGGCTCAGCTCCCGCGAGCAGGAGCTGATCGCCCGCGCACGGACAGCCATGGCGGCCGGTGATGTCGTGTCGCTCGTCGAGGCGCGACGCCTGCTGGAGGAGCACGGACGCAGATTCCCGCGCGGTCGCCTGGCTGGTGAACGCGAGGCGCAGCTGGCCGGGCTCAGGTGA
- a CDS encoding formylglycine-generating enzyme family protein: MPPSCVGLAETCGPGSDESCCATAEAAPGGTFNRDNDTRYPATVSGFLLERFEVTVGRFRRFVEAYPGSKPAPGAGAHPLIEGSGWNAEWTSNLPADAAALKAAVNCSPTYKTWRDDTDGGTEHLPMNCLNWYVAFAFCAWDGGRLATEAEWNYAAAGGDEQRAYPWSNPASSTRIDNSYAVYDCAGDRSASGECAFSDIQAVGSRSPKGDGRWGQADLAGNLGEWVLDWYAANYPSECNDCANLIDATGRGFRGGNFDFDDSEQPRSTAPDLLSSRRNGLVPLISSTLFGARCARTP, encoded by the coding sequence GTGCCGCCGAGCTGCGTCGGACTGGCCGAGACGTGCGGGCCGGGTAGCGACGAGAGCTGCTGCGCGACCGCGGAGGCGGCGCCCGGAGGCACGTTCAACCGGGACAACGATACGAGGTATCCAGCGACGGTGAGCGGGTTCTTGCTGGAGCGGTTCGAGGTGACGGTGGGGCGGTTCCGCAGGTTCGTGGAGGCGTATCCCGGGAGCAAGCCGGCGCCGGGAGCGGGGGCTCACCCGCTGATCGAGGGGAGCGGGTGGAATGCGGAGTGGACGAGCAACCTGCCCGCGGACGCAGCGGCATTGAAGGCAGCAGTCAACTGCAGCCCGACCTACAAGACGTGGAGAGACGACACCGACGGAGGTACCGAGCACCTGCCGATGAACTGCCTGAACTGGTATGTGGCGTTCGCGTTCTGCGCGTGGGATGGGGGCCGGCTAGCGACGGAGGCGGAGTGGAACTACGCGGCGGCAGGAGGAGACGAGCAGCGGGCGTATCCGTGGTCGAATCCGGCGAGCTCGACCAGAATCGATAACAGTTATGCGGTGTATGACTGCGCAGGGGATCGGTCTGCGTCTGGCGAGTGTGCGTTCAGCGATATCCAGGCCGTCGGGTCGCGGTCGCCGAAGGGAGATGGGAGGTGGGGACAGGCGGACCTGGCCGGGAACCTGGGGGAGTGGGTCCTGGACTGGTACGCAGCAAACTATCCAAGCGAATGCAATGATTGTGCCAATTTGATCGACGCTACGGGCCGGGGATTCCGCGGCGGGAACTTCGACTTCGATGATTCGGAGCAGCCCCGGTCCACTGCGCCGGACCTGCTCTCGTCCCGTCGTAACGGCCTCGTCCCGTTGATCAGCAGCACCCTCTTCGGGGCCCGGTGCGCGAGGACGCCGTAG
- a CDS encoding RNA polymerase sigma factor yields MHSIRTHVFTDEPAPPARHDRTARSSASGAPRTAQRTAAQPRPRQNKVKPAASPSRAHAFQCLLQGETIRRVRRWLARLRVPERDRHDLSQDVFLAAVMSFGSYDPTRGPIARWLNGLAVNLASRYHAKASRRNEVITDPVELCKAGERATALELLLAAERRRLLRSVVRELPFELRSVLVQRDLHEIPMRDIAETREMPLSTAYKRRTRALHSAQEALARRLAAWD; encoded by the coding sequence ATGCATTCCATCAGAACACACGTCTTCACCGACGAGCCGGCTCCTCCGGCCCGGCACGACAGGACGGCTCGTTCGAGCGCATCCGGCGCGCCTCGCACCGCGCAACGGACAGCGGCGCAGCCGAGACCCAGGCAGAACAAGGTGAAGCCTGCCGCAAGCCCGTCTCGGGCTCATGCGTTCCAATGCCTCCTTCAGGGAGAAACGATTCGGCGCGTTCGCCGGTGGCTCGCGCGGCTCCGTGTGCCCGAGCGCGATCGGCACGACCTGAGCCAGGACGTCTTCCTGGCGGCTGTCATGAGCTTCGGCAGCTATGACCCAACGCGTGGCCCGATCGCGCGGTGGCTGAACGGGCTCGCGGTGAACCTGGCTTCGCGTTACCACGCGAAGGCATCTCGGCGGAACGAGGTCATCACGGACCCCGTGGAGCTGTGTAAGGCTGGCGAGCGCGCGACCGCCCTCGAGCTCCTGCTCGCAGCGGAGCGGCGGCGCCTGCTGAGATCAGTCGTCCGGGAGCTGCCGTTCGAGCTGCGTTCGGTGCTGGTCCAGCGCGACCTCCACGAGATCCCCATGAGAGACATCGCCGAGACGAGAGAGATGCCCCTCAGCACGGCGTACAAGCGGCGTACGAGAGCGCTTCACAGCGCGCAGGAAGCGCTCGCGAGACGCCTGGCTGCGTGGGATTAG
- a CDS encoding SCP2 sterol-binding domain-containing protein, protein MLQARKLINALVAGRRDARLRGTRKSCALEFSDDERVVVEVNDGEFGIAPESASEDCQLSCSLDDFLRILRGEQNLITAIMQGRVGVRGDMAVAQMFQSAFCPGDEQTLEAAR, encoded by the coding sequence ATGCTGCAAGCAAGAAAGCTCATCAATGCCCTCGTGGCGGGGCGGCGCGACGCCCGTCTGCGAGGAACACGGAAGAGTTGCGCCCTGGAGTTCAGCGACGACGAGCGGGTCGTCGTGGAGGTCAACGATGGGGAATTCGGGATCGCGCCCGAGAGCGCGAGCGAGGATTGCCAGCTCTCGTGCTCGCTCGACGACTTCTTGAGGATCCTGCGCGGCGAGCAGAACCTGATCACGGCGATCATGCAGGGCCGCGTCGGCGTGCGAGGAGACATGGCCGTCGCACAGATGTTTCAGAGCGCCTTCTGCCCGGGGGACGAACAGACTCTCGAGGCGGCGCGCTGA
- a CDS encoding glycoside hydrolase family 15 protein codes for MSAPLEHYGLIGDTTTVGLVSRYGSLDWLCLPRIDSDACFAKLLGRDDHGYWTIRPATAIRSLERRYRRDTLVLETEFACESGRARLIDFMPPGVAPRDAGRLVDGAHDVIRIVEGIEGEVPMHSDLRARFGYGRVIPWIQCDGGRATLTSGPAALAFSSPASLDPDWNAARLETNFVVRAGQRLPFTLTFYPSHEHAPAHPVDAEQELARTERHWREWAGRCRYQGRWRDAVVRSLLTLKALTYAPTGGIVAAPTTSLPEDLGGVRNWDYRYCWLRDSTLTLDALMRGGYLEEAQAWRDWLMRAVAGAPAQLQIMYGVAGEHRLTEVELPWLPGYEESRPVRIGNGAYDQFQLDVYGEVLNTLYDAHAQGLPDLPHTWDPIVEIVDFVEKSWQRPDEGIWEVRGAKQLHFTHSKLMAWVAVDRAIRMNEEFGVGGQHRLEKRLQRWRALREEIRLDLLDRGFNTRVGAFTQSYGSEALDASVLLIPHMGFLAADDPRMLSTVAAIEKGLTRDGLVLRYATETGVDGLPGDEATFLICSFWLADNYAMAGRLDEAEALLDRLVSLGNDVGLLAEEYSPELRRQLGNFPQAFSHIGLVNTAHIIDARRAGKEVSLPSAA; via the coding sequence ATGTCAGCTCCGCTCGAACACTACGGTCTCATCGGTGACACGACCACGGTCGGTCTGGTCTCGCGTTACGGCTCGCTCGACTGGCTCTGCCTCCCACGCATCGACTCAGACGCGTGCTTCGCGAAGCTGCTCGGACGCGACGACCACGGCTACTGGACCATCCGGCCAGCCACGGCGATACGAAGCTTGGAGCGGCGCTATCGGCGGGACACGCTGGTCCTCGAGACCGAGTTCGCCTGTGAGAGCGGCCGCGCGCGCCTGATCGACTTCATGCCTCCGGGCGTCGCCCCGCGCGACGCCGGCCGGCTCGTCGATGGAGCCCACGACGTCATCCGCATCGTCGAAGGAATCGAGGGCGAAGTGCCGATGCACTCCGATCTGAGGGCGCGGTTCGGCTACGGCCGCGTGATCCCGTGGATCCAGTGTGACGGAGGCCGAGCGACGCTCACGTCTGGACCCGCCGCGCTTGCGTTCAGCAGCCCAGCATCGCTTGACCCCGACTGGAACGCCGCGCGATTGGAGACGAACTTCGTCGTCCGCGCAGGTCAGCGCCTTCCGTTCACCCTCACGTTCTACCCGTCGCATGAACACGCGCCGGCCCACCCCGTCGACGCGGAGCAGGAGCTCGCGCGAACCGAGCGTCACTGGCGAGAGTGGGCGGGCCGTTGTCGCTACCAGGGCCGCTGGCGTGATGCCGTCGTGCGGTCACTCCTTACGCTGAAGGCGCTCACCTATGCGCCCACGGGTGGGATCGTGGCGGCGCCGACCACGTCCTTGCCGGAGGACCTCGGCGGCGTTCGCAACTGGGACTATCGCTACTGCTGGTTGCGTGACTCCACGCTCACGCTCGACGCCCTGATGCGCGGCGGGTACCTCGAGGAAGCTCAGGCCTGGCGCGACTGGCTCATGCGCGCGGTCGCCGGCGCTCCTGCGCAGCTGCAGATCATGTACGGCGTGGCCGGGGAGCATCGGCTCACCGAGGTCGAGCTGCCGTGGCTCCCGGGATACGAGGAATCTAGACCGGTGCGGATCGGCAACGGCGCATACGATCAGTTTCAACTCGACGTCTACGGCGAGGTGCTCAACACGCTCTATGATGCCCACGCACAAGGCCTGCCGGATCTGCCGCACACGTGGGACCCCATCGTGGAGATCGTGGACTTCGTCGAGAAGTCCTGGCAGCGGCCGGACGAAGGCATCTGGGAGGTGCGCGGGGCGAAGCAGCTGCACTTCACGCACTCGAAGCTGATGGCCTGGGTGGCCGTGGATCGCGCCATACGCATGAACGAGGAGTTCGGCGTGGGCGGACAGCATCGACTGGAGAAGCGGCTCCAGCGCTGGCGCGCGTTGCGCGAGGAGATCCGCCTCGACCTGCTCGATCGCGGATTCAACACGCGCGTCGGGGCTTTCACTCAATCGTACGGATCGGAGGCCCTCGACGCCAGCGTGCTCCTGATCCCGCACATGGGCTTCCTGGCCGCGGATGATCCCCGCATGCTGTCCACCGTCGCGGCGATCGAGAAGGGCCTCACCCGGGATGGCCTCGTCCTGCGCTACGCGACCGAGACGGGGGTGGACGGTCTGCCGGGGGACGAAGCTACCTTCCTCATCTGCAGCTTCTGGCTCGCCGACAACTACGCGATGGCCGGCCGCCTCGACGAGGCGGAGGCGCTCCTCGATCGCCTGGTCTCCCTCGGCAACGATGTCGGCCTGCTCGCCGAGGAGTACAGCCCCGAGCTGCGCCGCCAGCTCGGCAATTTCCCACAGGCGTTCTCTCACATCGGGCTCGTCAACACCGCTCACATCATCGATGCAAGGAGAGCTGGGAAGGAAGTGTCCTTGCCATCGGCGGCGTAG